The Sporosarcina luteola genome contains a region encoding:
- a CDS encoding bifunctional 3-deoxy-7-phosphoheptulonate synthase/chorismate mutase — translation MRQNDLDQLRVQVDALNTKILDLINERTSVVQEIGRVKEKQGVNRYDPIREREMLNALVQSNNGPIPNGVLEQIFKGIFMSALEIQEDEQRNALLVSRERKPEDTIVDVNGQKIGNGEPTFIFGPCAVESYEQVLAVAQSIKAKGLTMLRGGAYKPRTSPYDFQGLGLEGLKILKRVADETGLSIVTEIITPSHLEEALDYIDVIQIGARNMQNFELLKEAGMANKPVLLKRGLAATIDEFINAAEYIISKGNSQIMLCERGIRTYERATRNTLDISAVPILKQETHLPVFVDVTHSTGRKDLLLPTAKAAIAVGADGVMAEVHPDPAVALSDAAQQMDIKQFDEFYAEIQRFMNTHQTV, via the coding sequence ATGAGACAAAATGATTTAGATCAGCTTCGTGTTCAGGTAGATGCGTTGAATACCAAAATATTGGACTTGATTAATGAAAGAACTTCTGTTGTCCAAGAAATTGGCAGAGTAAAGGAAAAGCAAGGTGTCAATAGATATGATCCAATCCGCGAAAGGGAAATGCTTAACGCTTTGGTTCAATCAAACAACGGACCGATTCCAAACGGGGTATTAGAACAAATCTTTAAAGGCATCTTCATGTCCGCCCTCGAAATTCAGGAAGATGAGCAACGCAATGCATTGCTTGTTTCCCGTGAGCGCAAGCCTGAAGATACGATTGTAGATGTGAACGGGCAAAAGATCGGGAATGGAGAACCGACTTTCATCTTTGGTCCTTGTGCTGTTGAATCATATGAACAAGTTCTTGCAGTTGCCCAATCCATCAAAGCAAAGGGTCTGACGATGCTAAGAGGCGGCGCTTATAAACCGCGTACATCCCCTTATGATTTCCAAGGCCTTGGACTTGAGGGCTTGAAAATATTGAAACGGGTCGCGGATGAAACAGGCTTGTCAATCGTGACAGAGATTATTACGCCTTCCCACCTGGAAGAAGCACTCGATTATATCGATGTGATTCAAATCGGAGCGCGCAATATGCAAAACTTTGAATTGCTGAAGGAAGCGGGCATGGCGAATAAACCAGTCCTTCTGAAGCGTGGATTGGCTGCAACAATTGATGAATTTATCAATGCGGCTGAATATATCATTTCCAAAGGGAATAGCCAGATCATGCTTTGTGAACGAGGAATCCGTACATATGAGCGGGCTACACGGAACACATTGGACATTTCGGCAGTTCCGATTTTAAAACAGGAAACGCATTTACCGGTATTCGTAGACGTTACTCACTCGACTGGCAGAAAAGACTTGTTGCTTCCGACTGCAAAAGCGGCAATTGCTGTCGGGGCGGACGGTGTCATGGCGGAAGTGCATCCTGATCCGGCTGTTGCTTTGTCCGATGCTGCACAGCAAATGGATATCAAACAGTTCGATGAGTTCTACGCTGAAATTCAAAGATTCATGAACACCCATCAAACAGTCTAA